From one Amycolatopsis sp. FDAARGOS 1241 genomic stretch:
- a CDS encoding NUDIX hydrolase, giving the protein MASRVPCVGGIVFDDQGRLLLIQRGHDPGRGLWSLPGGRIEPGETDLEAVVRELHEETGLDVTPHTFVGAVSRGVYDIRDYTCTVTSGTLTAGDDAADVRWVDSAELVELESSGQLAELLFVTLRDWDMLPRT; this is encoded by the coding sequence ATGGCTTCCCGGGTGCCCTGCGTGGGCGGCATCGTGTTCGACGACCAGGGCCGACTGCTGCTGATCCAACGCGGCCACGATCCCGGCCGCGGGCTGTGGTCCCTGCCCGGAGGCCGGATAGAACCGGGCGAAACGGACCTTGAGGCGGTGGTTCGGGAACTCCACGAGGAAACCGGCCTCGACGTGACTCCGCACACATTCGTCGGCGCCGTCTCCCGCGGGGTTTACGACATCCGGGACTACACCTGCACAGTCACCAGCGGCACCCTCACCGCCGGCGACGACGCGGCCGACGTCCGCTGGGTCGACTCGGCCGAACTGGTGGAATTGGAGTCTTCGGGGCAGTTGGCGGAACTGCTTTTCGTGACACTGCGTGACTGGGACATGTTGCCGCGAACGTGA
- a CDS encoding PH domain-containing protein: protein MFAPRDPDEYLLDTERRVIRIRRHWAVLLWDTFEAAALLAVCVLVSYLLPPSLWVVQNILWYVALLVVLRFAYAVVQWWVERLVVTDKRFVLTKGVITTKVLMMPITKVTDLTYERPGWGRLLGYGTMIVESAGQIQALNRIDYLPRPEEFYDTISELVFGDKQKQAERFSMIKAQRAARGKKPVG from the coding sequence ATGTTCGCGCCACGCGACCCCGACGAGTACCTCCTCGACACCGAGCGGCGGGTCATCAGGATCCGCCGCCACTGGGCAGTGCTCCTCTGGGACACGTTCGAAGCGGCGGCCCTGCTCGCCGTCTGCGTGCTCGTCTCGTACCTGCTGCCGCCCTCGCTGTGGGTGGTTCAGAACATCCTCTGGTACGTCGCGCTGCTGGTGGTGCTGCGGTTCGCCTACGCGGTGGTCCAGTGGTGGGTGGAGCGGCTGGTCGTCACGGACAAGCGGTTCGTGCTGACGAAGGGCGTCATCACCACGAAGGTGCTGATGATGCCGATCACGAAGGTCACCGACCTCACCTACGAGCGGCCCGGCTGGGGCCGGTTGCTCGGCTACGGCACGATGATCGTCGAGTCGGCCGGTCAGATCCAGGCGCTCAACCGCATCGACTACCTGCCGCGACCCGAGGAGTTCTACGACACGATCTCGGAGCTGGTGTTCGGCGACAAGCAGAAGCAGGCCGAGCGCTTCTCGATGATCAAGGCGCAGCGGGCCGCGCGGGGCAAGAAGCCCGTCGGGTGA
- a CDS encoding DUF2332 domain-containing protein → MAIALEEIKQRLRRFAEVECRDVSPLYDHLATQAAEDDDVAGLLTDARGGEARGTLLLATAHRLIQADPIHPLSRYYPSLGGFDGVDAQTWPLFRQFLLERADKARAIIGSRYTQTNEVRRASLVYPAIAAAAKEAGGKIALLEVGCSAGLLLGLDRFSYRYQCDGGEQLVAGPAKAAVGLHCALDLAPGATLPKLPKKVAVAARAGLDRAPVDLSDEEELAWLEACVWADQPDRIRLLRTAAAEQRKHAPDLITGDGVDDLASAAASLPEHLPLVVLTSHALGYFGDRRADFVEALGALAATRPLWWVTVGFYAAGLKVILPDRTDLATAPGSSDTSVLGLVTWSSGAPTARVLARTTPHGQRMTWLPS, encoded by the coding sequence GTGGCCATCGCCCTGGAAGAGATCAAGCAGCGGCTGCGCAGGTTCGCCGAGGTCGAGTGCCGCGACGTCTCGCCGCTGTACGACCACCTCGCCACGCAGGCGGCCGAGGACGACGACGTGGCGGGCCTGCTGACCGACGCGCGCGGCGGCGAGGCCCGCGGCACGCTGCTGCTGGCCACCGCCCACCGCCTCATCCAGGCCGACCCCATCCACCCGCTTTCGCGCTACTACCCGTCCCTCGGCGGCTTCGACGGCGTGGACGCGCAGACGTGGCCCCTGTTCAGGCAGTTCCTGCTGGAGCGCGCGGACAAGGCCCGCGCGATCATCGGGTCGCGCTACACCCAGACCAACGAGGTCCGCCGCGCGTCGCTGGTCTACCCCGCCATCGCCGCGGCCGCGAAGGAAGCAGGGGGCAAGATCGCCCTGCTGGAGGTCGGCTGCAGCGCGGGGCTGCTCCTCGGGCTGGACCGCTTCTCCTACCGCTACCAGTGCGACGGCGGCGAGCAGCTCGTCGCGGGCCCCGCCAAGGCGGCCGTCGGCCTGCACTGCGCCCTGGACCTGGCGCCGGGCGCCACGCTGCCGAAGCTGCCGAAGAAGGTCGCCGTCGCCGCCCGCGCTGGCCTGGACCGCGCCCCCGTGGACCTCTCCGACGAGGAAGAACTGGCCTGGCTGGAGGCCTGCGTCTGGGCCGACCAGCCGGACCGCATCCGCCTCCTGCGCACGGCCGCCGCGGAACAGCGCAAGCACGCCCCGGACCTCATCACGGGCGACGGCGTGGACGACCTCGCCTCGGCTGCTGCTTCGCTGCCCGAACACCTCCCGCTGGTCGTCCTGACCAGCCACGCCCTCGGCTACTTCGGCGACCGCCGCGCGGACTTCGTCGAAGCCCTCGGCGCGCTGGCCGCCACGCGTCCGCTGTGGTGGGTCACGGTGGGCTTCTACGCCGCCGGGCTCAAGGTGATCCTCCCGGACCGCACCGACCTGGCCACCGCCCCGGGCTCCTCGGACACGAGCGTGCTCGGCCTGGTCACGTGGTCCTCCGGCGCGCCCACCGCCCGCGTCCTCGCCCGGACGACGCCCCACGGGCAGCGGATGACCTGGCTGCCCTCCTGA